The proteins below come from a single Mus musculus strain C57BL/6J chromosome 5, GRCm38.p6 C57BL/6J genomic window:
- the Krtcap3 gene encoding keratinocyte-associated protein 3 isoform X1: protein MGGGSRAATMRCCGVCAFDAARGPRRLMRVGLALILVGHVNLLVGAVLHGTVLRHVANPRGAVTPEYTTANVISVGSGLLHWALLTLALVNLLLSAACSMGLLLAVSLTVANGGRRLIADCHPGLMDPSIPLDQGPGHTDCSFDPTRIYDTALALWIPSLFMSAAEAALSGYCCVAALTLRGIGPCRKEGLQEQLQELTELELPECKRQENVQLLHGRQDFQALQKTWV, encoded by the exons ATGGGCGGAGGGAGTAGAGCGGCCACGATGAGGTGCTGCGGCGTCTGCGCCTTCG ATGCCGCCCGAGGGCCCAGGCGGCTGATGCGCGTGGGACTCGCGCTGATCCTGGTGGGCCACGTGAACCTCCTGGTGGGAGCTGTGTTGCATGGTACTGTTCTGCGGCACGTGGCCAACCCCCGAGGCGCGGTCACTCCTGAGTACACCACAGCCAATGTCATTTCTGTGGGTTCGGGACTACTG CACTGGGCCCTGCTGACGCTGGCCTTGGTGAACCTGCTCTTGTCTGCTGCCTGCTCCatgggcctcctcctggctgtATCGCTCACTGTTGCCAATGGTGGCCGCCGTCTTATTGCTGATTGCCACCCAGGACTGATGGATCCTTCCATACCGCTGGACCAGGGGCCTGGACACACTGACTGCTCCTTTGATCCCACAAGAATTTAT gATACAGCTTTGGCTCTCTGGATCCCTTCTCTGTTCATGTCTGCAGCTGAGGCTGCTCTTTCTGGTTACTGTTGTGTGGCTGCACTCACGCTACGGGGAATTGGGCCCTGCAGGAAGGAAGGGTTGCAGGAACAG CTGCAGGAACTGACAGAGCTTGAACTTCCCGAGTGTAAAAGGCAGGAGAACGTGCAGCTGCTCCATGGCCGTCAGGACTTCCAGGccttacagaagacctgggtttag
- the Krtcap3 gene encoding keratinocyte-associated protein 3, producing MRCCGVCAFDAARGPRRLMRVGLALILVGHVNLLVGAVLHGTVLRHVANPRGAVTPEYTTANVISVGSGLLSVSVGLVALLASRNLLRPRLHWALLTLALVNLLLSAACSMGLLLAVSLTVANGGRRLIADCHPGLMDPSIPLDQGPGHTDCSFDPTRIYDTALALWIPSLFMSAAEAALSGYCCVAALTLRGIGPCRKEGLQEQLQELTELELPECKRQENVQLLHGRQDFQALQKTWV from the exons ATGAGGTGCTGCGGCGTCTGCGCCTTCG ATGCCGCCCGAGGGCCCAGGCGGCTGATGCGCGTGGGACTCGCGCTGATCCTGGTGGGCCACGTGAACCTCCTGGTGGGAGCTGTGTTGCATGGTACTGTTCTGCGGCACGTGGCCAACCCCCGAGGCGCGGTCACTCCTGAGTACACCACAGCCAATGTCATTTCTGTGGGTTCGGGACTACTG AGCGTTTCAGTGGGACTTGTGGCCCTCTTGGCATCCAGGAACCTTCTTCGCCCACGACTG CACTGGGCCCTGCTGACGCTGGCCTTGGTGAACCTGCTCTTGTCTGCTGCCTGCTCCatgggcctcctcctggctgtATCGCTCACTGTTGCCAATGGTGGCCGCCGTCTTATTGCTGATTGCCACCCAGGACTGATGGATCCTTCCATACCGCTGGACCAGGGGCCTGGACACACTGACTGCTCCTTTGATCCCACAAGAATTTAT gATACAGCTTTGGCTCTCTGGATCCCTTCTCTGTTCATGTCTGCAGCTGAGGCTGCTCTTTCTGGTTACTGTTGTGTGGCTGCACTCACGCTACGGGGAATTGGGCCCTGCAGGAAGGAAGGGTTGCAGGAACAG CTGCAGGAACTGACAGAGCTTGAACTTCCCGAGTGTAAAAGGCAGGAGAACGTGCAGCTGCTCCATGGCCGTCAGGACTTCCAGGccttacagaagacctgggtttag